The following are encoded together in the Lactuca sativa cultivar Salinas chromosome 1, Lsat_Salinas_v11, whole genome shotgun sequence genome:
- the LOC128127558 gene encoding uncharacterized protein LOC128127558 codes for MPPSSPAAPATSVVQILASAFTELLTLTRDMNQRLLRIEADVHQLKEVLLHIPPSSPQSDDAQKGGDTDDDADVDDNADDEPNERDTEPVNNTIVQPESPKPMHESDSAGHNSPAAIEKLVEDSEHDEPDDECQILDMNFINPLIPVQEESSDDLDNESQSPDMKSVDPVADPIIPVQGEDSDVASEDSHPLSRKRLFSMEGSNNDLNVLGASPIFNDILQGKAPNMSYVVNEHQYNYGYYLGDGIYPEQFQQHDVNDDNEDEHADDENGIGGDAVDNDDE; via the exons ATGCCTCCTAGCTCTCCAGCAGCTCCAGCTACTTCAGTTGTTCAAATTCTGGCCTCAGCATTTACTGAACTTCTGacactgactcgggacatgaATCAGCGTCTTCTACgcattgaggctgatgttcaTCAGCTAAAGGAAGTTCTCCTGCATATTCCTCCCTCTAGTCCCCaatctgatgatgctcaaaaagggggagatactgatgatgatgctgatgTTGATGATAATGCTGATGATGAACCAAATGAGAGAGACACCGAACCTGTTAACAACACCATTGTTCAGCCTGAATCACCAAAGCCAATGCATGAGTCTGACTCTGCGGGGCATAATAGTCCAGCAGCTATTGAAAAGCTGGTtgaagatagtgagcatgatgaaccagatgatgaatgtcaaatactGGATATGAACTTCATTAATCCTCTTATTCCAGTTCAAGAAGAAAGTTCAGATGATCttgataatgaatctcaaagtcCAGACATGAAATCAGTCGATCCTGTTGCTGATCCCATTATTCCGGTCCAAGGAGAAGATTCGGACGTTGCCAGTGAAGACTCTCATCCGCTATCTCGAAAGC gcctcttcag TATGGAGGGGTCAAACAATGACCTGAACGTGCTTGGAGCGTCTCCGATATTTAACGACATTTTGCAGGGTAAAGCACCAAACATGTCGTACGTTGTGAATGAACATCAATATAATTATGGGTATTACCTTGGTGATGGGATATATCCAGA ACAATTCCAACAACACGATGTCAATGATGACAACGAGGATGAGCACGCGGATGACGAAAACGGGATCGGTGGAGATGCGGTCGACAACGACGACGAGTAA